DNA from Solanum stenotomum isolate F172 chromosome 3, ASM1918654v1, whole genome shotgun sequence:
ATCTACTTTTGATGGTTTTAAGTAGTTCTTAACTGTTGTAGATGATTATTCTAGAATGACTTGGGTGTTCTTACTAAGAATGAAGTCTGATGTGTGTGCTATACTGAAAACTTACTTAACTTACATCAGATCACAGTTTAATAAGCAAGTAAAGGTTATAAGATGTGATAATGGTATTGAGTTTGTTAATACATTTGTAGTGAAATGTTCAAAGAACTAGGGATAATACACCAAACTTCATGTGCTTATACACCCCAACAAAATGGAATAGCTGAAAGGAAGCACAAGCATATTTTAGAGGTAACAAGAGCCATAAGGTTTCAAGCAAATATTCTTGTGATGTTTTGGGGGTTGTGTGTTAAAGCTACAGTGTATATTATTAACAGAATGCCTAGTAGTGTAATTGGTAATATATCTCCTTTTGAAAAACTGTATAACAAACAACCTTCTTTACATCAATTAAGGGTGTTAGGTTGCCTATGTTTTGCAAAGAAAGTAAATGAAACTGACAAATTGAAGCCTAGGTCCACAGCTTGTGTATTTTTAGGATATGCTGAAACTCAAAAAGGATATTTGTTATATGATCTAACTAGTAATGTTTTCTTGGTTAACAGAGATGTAGTATTCCAAGAAGATGTGTTTCCATTCAAACTGAAGTCCACAGAGACAGTTCCTATCTTTACGTACAATGGTGTCAATCATGCGGTTGATGAGTTGGAAGGGGTTCCAATAGCAACACACTCACATCAACATACTCAAGGTGATATATTGGATCAAGAACAATTTGAGAGTGTGGAGGTGGAGGCTGCAACAGGCTTACAACCATCAGAGGAACCACCAACTGAAATACAAACAGAACAACTGTCTCAAACAGAAGTGAGAAGATCAAGAAGAGGAACTAAACCACCTTTGTGGTTAAAAGACTTTGCGTCTCTAAACATTCATGAGGGACCATATAGTCTGGACAAATATCTGTCATATGACAACATTAACCCAGTCTATCAAACATATTTGGCAAAGATGTCAAGTGTTGCAGAACCACAGTCCTACAAGGAGGCAACATCTGGTCCTAAATGGACTAAAGCAATGGTTGCTGAGATCAAGGCACTGCAAGAAAATCATACTTGGGAAATAGTTGAGCTATCAGAGGGTAAAACACCTATTGGATGCAGATGGATATTTAAAGTTAAGTACAAGGCTAATGGAGATGTTGAAAGGTTTAAAGCAAGGCTAGTGGCAAAGGGGTATAGCCAAAAAGAAGGCATAGATTACCAAGAAACCTTTAGTCCTGTTGTCAAAATGAAGACTATCAGGACTGTCTTGGCTATTGTTGCACAACACTGGCAGATCCATCAAATAGATGTATTCAATGCATTCCTTCAGGGAGATTTAGCAGATGAAATCTATACGCAGTTACCATAGGGATTTGAGAGTCAGGGGAGAATAAAGTATGTAGACTCAATAAATTCCTCTATGGGTTGAAACAAGCTCCCAAACAGTGGAATGCAAAGCTGTTTGAGGCATTGCTAAGGTTTCAGTTCAAGCAAAGTGAACATGATCACTCCTTATTCATCAAGCAAACATCAACAGGTTCAGTGTTTGTTcttatatatgttgatgatatgttAATTACATGAAGTAGTGTTTAGCTTATTGAAGAAACAAAAGATAAACTGAACCAAACATTCAAAATGAAGGATCTAGGTGAGCTCAGGTTTTTCTTAGGGATTGAGTTTGTCAGGTCAAGTAAAGGCATAGTGATGCATCAGagaaaatatgtatttgaacttatttctGAAACAAGGTTGGGAAATGCAAAACCTGCAGTGACTCCTATTGACAACAATAACAAGCTAACTTCAAAGCAATATGATGATTATGTCAATTCAGAAAATGACAAAGAAGATCCTCTAGCTGATCAAAACATCTATCAGAGATTGATAGGAAAGCTACTATATCTTACAATGACAAGGCCTGACATTGCATTTGGAGTACAAACATTGAGTCAGTTTCTACAACAACCTAAAAAAACTCATATGGAAGCATCTTTAAGGATTGTTAGGTACATTAAAGGCCAGCCTGGTCAAGGGATATTGTTATCTAGCAATCCAGACAACAAGTTTACAACATTTTGTGATGCTGACTGGGCATCTTGTCCTCTTACAAGGAAGTTTGTAACAGGCTATTTTATCAAGTTTGGTAACTCAGTGGTCACTTGGAAATCTAAGAAACAATCTACTATGTCTAGAAGTTCAGCAGAAGTTGAGTAAGTATAGAAATATAACTACAATTGTAACTGAAATTATTTGGATGTTGGGTTCACTAAAGGACTTGGGGATTTGAAGTGCAGAAGCCTGTAGATGTGTGTACAGATAGCAAAGCAGCAATTTTGTTAGTTGCCAATCCAGTGTACCATGAGAGAACAAAGCATATTGAGATAGATTGTCATTTCATAAGGGAAAAAAATTGTACAAGGAATAATATGTTCCAAATACACTCCTACACATGAACAACCAGCTGACATGCTCACCAAAGGACAGACCAAAGTTCAACATCAACTGCTCAGTTCCAAGCTTGGAGTTCAGAACATATTTTCACTTCCAAGCTTGAGGGGAAGTGTTAATGTTAGTAAGCAAAACTAAAGAGGACAAGTCAAGTTCGGAAAGTTATAAGTTAGTAGTTCTATTAGTTAGTTAAGATTTCTAACTAACTATTCAAGAAGCactgtatatatatagataggATTGTACTCTATAAAGTTCAACACATCAATAAGAATATTGAGTGAGAGATTTTAGACTATCAAGgataattcttcttcttcataaacTACAGAAACCAAGATAGCTGATGGAGAGAAAAGGGCTCGAATATATAGAGACGAAGAGAAATAAGGCTTTACCTCTGGTAGCTTCTCGAGAAGTTGTCTCTGCTTGTCTAATTGCATTTCCTCATAAAAGGTCTTGAGGTAATCAGGATATTGGCTGGACAAGGTCCTTTCGCGGAGGTAGATCAAGAATGAAGATGAGAGTTGTTGGACTGCAGCGGATAACTTCAATTAATTAGAAGTTTGGTGCATCAGTTGAAGGTCTCAAATATGCTGAAAGGCTTGTAATATTCAACAGTCCGCCTGTGGGTAAGTTGCAGTGAACCCAACTACCAAGCATGAAATCAACTTGTCGAAATTTAGAAAGGCAAAAATATTGACGTTGAAACAGAACATTAAATCACAAACAGAATTAAATACTTGCCAACATCCACTGACATCAAGTATTAGGTAACTTTATTCCGTAAGGCTAGGACTGATAAAAAGAATtacctaatatatatatatttttatctccaCAAGATTTGAACTCGAGACCTCATAGCTCTCGACTACTTTATTGACCACTATATCACActttaaagaaaaatgatttcatcATTGTCATTATTTGGTGTTATAAGGCCCCCTCAATTAAGTGTCGGAACAGTTAAAAGGAAATAACCGCAATTAAGCTAGTGTTTGGCCataaatattcaaatatttttgtgttagaATTTgagtgaaatttcaccatgtgtttgaccATAGTATTTGgaaaacatatttcacttttttagaaaatatgatttatacccataagttttaaaaattatcaaaactaaccataagtttgtattacaagtcaattgaaTCTTcattgcaacaaataacaactAGTGTCCATGACACTGGCGCAATATGATAGTTcggagtgagtgcaacaagcatcatttcatacatcgtgaagtagacaaCGCACATGACTTTATTATCCTGAGTCGattgtttatcattttttcaTCAATAACCATATCATCACTTCACTGAATATTCCATTACTACTTTGGTGTTTAcgtaaaaaataatgtaatacaACACAAACAACTAATATAGAGGATGATTTTGCAAAAGATGAAAGTTTGatatagaatttaaatttttaaaagattccaagtaatgagatttggcccaaatattaattttttctagtatttgagaatttgggttatttgccaaataatgacaaattgtatgaaaaaaatactatttgtcaaattttcttccaaatattatttggaaaaaCTATGGCCAAACGATTGTAACAATGAAAACGTCTTCACGAGTATTTTAAGGTCAAAGTCGCAGCCTACTTTAAAGTTTTTTTGCGCTTTTCGTTTTTCATAACAGAGATAAATTGGCACAAGTGCAGAAATGAATGAATAGGTAATAAGTAGTAGAATCAATTGAGAGAGTACCTGAGAAGAGGAATTTCCAGATCTGACATAGAGAAAAGCGTGAGCAGTAGCAGACTCATTCTCAAAATACTGCACATGAGCAAGGAAGTAAAGATTCTCCATAGTCGATACAAGTTCCACCATTAACTCTCTATGCGGAACAGATACATAAGGAAATTCCTTGAATTTTGATTCATGATGTTCCATGGAAGTTGACGACGACGAGCAAGACAAGCGTTTTCGAACGGAAAATGAACGAGAAGAAGAAGTATGAAATTGGGCAGAGAAGAGTGGAACAGGAGGACTGCCATGTCCACTGCTATCTCGCTGCTTTTTGGGAAGCAAAGGAACATCGCCTGGCGTGCCGTATGGGACCTTTCCTATTTAAGCTCGTGATTTGTATTTTTGTACGTATGAAAACTAGTACCTTCTATTTATACCTAATatttacattagttatacactctaatGTATATTAAGGTGTGCATTATTAATATCatgaatttctaggtattaataatgcaatgattttaatacatatattaacttaattaaagaTTTAATTGACCCTCAAATccctttttacattttttccatCATAATAGTGgagggtatctttgtaaattaattttttttatgcaatggatgttatttttaatgcatcaaaccaaaTAATCTATGAATAACTAATGCAGACATAACTAATACATTCATGGCTAATACAACCATTACAAATATACTCTATttaacattattcttatacacacTATCAAATTGCCCCTAAATAACCAAGTCAATTTCATCTGTTTTCCTCATAACTTTatgctaaaaataataaattatcttttttctttaaataattcCTCCTACCATTTCGTTACTCATATCCAA
Protein-coding regions in this window:
- the LOC125859094 gene encoding red chlorophyll catabolite reductase, chloroplastic-like — protein: MRLDLKIETGTPPEMEFKVRGKVPYGTPGDVPLLPKKQRDSSGHGSPPVPLFSAQFHTSSSRSFSVRKRLSCSSSSTSMEHHESKFKEFPYVSVPHRELMVELVSTMENLYFLAHVQYFENESATAHAFLYVRSGNSSSQLSAAVQQLSSSFLIYLRERTLSSQYPDYLKTFYEEMQLDKQRQLLEKLPEVKPYFSSSLYIRALFSPSAILVSVVYEEEELSLIV
- the LOC125859093 gene encoding uncharacterized mitochondrial protein AtMg00810-like, which codes for MKDLGELRFFLGIEFVRSSKGIVMHQRKYVFELISETRLGNAKPAVTPIDNNNKLTSKQYDDYVNSENDKEDPLADQNIYQRLIGKLLYLTMTRPDIAFGVQTLSQFLQQPKKTHMEASLRIVRYIKGQPGQGILLSSNPDNKFTTFCDADWASCPLTRKFVTGYFIKFGNSVVTWKSKKQSTMSRSSAEVE